The region CCCGGAGGCGATCCTCGCGCGCCTGAAGGACGAGGAGACGGCCGAACGCATCCGGCACCACATGGAGGTGATCGGGGCCGACGGCTGCCACGGCGTGCCCATCGAGTGGGACACGATCGAGATCTCGGGAGTCACCGACCCGGCGCTCGCGTCGTACGTCGGCAGCACGGTCCGGCAGTCCGCCGACCGGCTCGGCGAGAGCCCCTGGACGACCGCCCGCCGTCTCCTCCTCGACGACCGGCTGGGACCGACGATCCTCCAGCACGTCGGCCACGAGGAGAACGTCCGCGCGATCATGCGGCACCGTGTGCACACCGGCGGTTCGGACGGCATCCTGCGCGGCGACAAGCCGCACCCACGCGCGTACGGCACGTTCCCGCAGTATCTGGGGAAGTACGTACGGGAGTTGGGCGTCCTCTCCCTGGAGGAGTGCGTCGCCCATCTCACCGGCCACCCGGCCGCCCGGCTGCGGCTGCCCGACCGCGGCCTGGTCCGCGAGGGGTACCGCGCCGACCTGGTCCTCTTCGACCCGGCCACGGTCGCGGCGGGCTCGACGTTCGAGGACCCGCGCAGACTCCCCACGGGCATCCCGTACGTCCTGATCGACGGCAGGTTCGTGATCGAGGACGGGCGGCGGACGGACGTGCTGGCGGGGCGGGCGGTCCGCCGGACTCCCCGGTGACCGCCCGCCGCCGCACAGAGGTCACGGCTTGGGCAGGGTGCATCCGCTCGCGCTCAGGCTGAGCTTGTTGCCGGTCGTGAAGCAGGCCGGGATCTGGTAGGTCTCCTCGGCGTAGTTGATGCCCGGGTGAATGGTGACGTTGCCGCTCGCGTCGACCTCGCAGGGGTTGTTCACCGTGCAGGTCTCGCCGTCCTCGTTACCCGTGTTGTTGACGGCGACGACCTTGCCGGTGGACTGGTCGATGACCGGCGAGCCCGAGGTGCCGCCGATGGTGTTGCAGGCGGAGGTGTAGCGGATGGAGTCCTTCCAGGTCCAGTCGCCCTCCTTGAGGCGGTACGCGAACCCGTCGATGCTGCAGTTGTAGAGCCGCTTCCAGTAACCGGAGGCGACCGTGATGGCGGTGCCGACGGTCGGGTGCGTGTCCTGCACGGTCAGCGCGCTGATGCCGTACGAGTTCTTGATCGTCGTGTAGGTGCTGGTGAGCTGGTAGATCGTGACGTCCGTGTCGGTCATCGTCGAGTACGCGACCTTGCTGGCCCGCAGGGTCGCCACCCGGGTCCCGGCGGAGTTGAGCAGGCCGAAGGTACGGCTGGACGCCTGGTCGACGATCACTTCACCGGGCTCCGGGAAGCCCGTCTCCAGGCAGTGGCCGTTGGAGAGCACGAGCGCCGGGTCACTGTCCGCGGAGTTGGGGAAGCGGATGACGGAGCCGGAGCAGTTGCTGAGCGCGACGGTCCCGGCGAGGCTGACGGCCTGGAGGGTCGGCGCCGCCGCCTTCGTGTCCGCCTTGACCGCGGACGCGGACGTGGATGCGGATGTGGACGCCGCCGCGGGTGCGGGTGCCGCGACCGCGGGTGCCACGCCCGCCCCGGTGATCACCAGGGCGAAGAGCGCGGCGACGAGAGGCTTTCTCATGTGGGGGTCCCCTCTTGCGACTTGGGCGACCGGAGATCTTCCGGCCACTTCCAGTCTTGTCATGCGCATTGTCAATCGAGGGGGCGGGAGGGACAAGGAGCGGTTTCCGGCCATGAGCATGCCGGAGTGACGGGACGGGGCGTGTCGTATACGCGAGCGAGCCGACGGCTACTTCGGCCGCTTGCTGGCGCCCTGGCCGTGGCCGGGATTGCCGTTGGCGGCGCCGTGGCCCGCGGTCGCGGTGGGGCTGGCGGT is a window of Streptomyces mirabilis DNA encoding:
- a CDS encoding S1 family peptidase; its protein translation is MRKPLVAALFALVITGAGVAPAVAAPAPAAASTSASTSASAVKADTKAAAPTLQAVSLAGTVALSNCSGSVIRFPNSADSDPALVLSNGHCLETGFPEPGEVIVDQASSRTFGLLNSAGTRVATLRASKVAYSTMTDTDVTIYQLTSTYTTIKNSYGISALTVQDTHPTVGTAITVASGYWKRLYNCSIDGFAYRLKEGDWTWKDSIRYTSACNTIGGTSGSPVIDQSTGKVVAVNNTGNEDGETCTVNNPCEVDASGNVTIHPGINYAEETYQIPACFTTGNKLSLSASGCTLPKP